The DNA region TTTGGCTCGTCCTGAGCGGCTTCTGGCTGTTCCTCGGCTACATGTTCGCGGGCTTGCTGCTGTGCATCACGATCATCGGCATTCCGTTCGGCGTCGCGGCGTTCCGCATCGGCGCCTATGCGCTGTGGCCGTTCGGTCGGACAACGGTGGAGCGACGTGACGCGGGCGCGCCGTCCTTCATCGTCAACATCCTGTGGTTGATCCTCGCCGGCTGGTGGCTGGCCCTCGCCCACATCGTCACGGGCCTCCTCCAGTGCATCACGATCATCGGTATCCCTCTGGGCATCGCCAACTTCAAGCTGATCCCGGTCTCGCTGTTCCCCCTGGGACGCGAAATCGTGAGTACGGACCAGCCGTTCGCTTCGTCGGTCCGCTAGGGCGGCGCCGGAGTGCGGCGGCCGAAGTACGCCCTTGCGGCGTACGCCGCCGCGGACGAGGCCGACGAGATCTGGGCCCTGTGCGCGGACGCCGAGAACCTCTTCGGCGATCCGCCGCCTCCCGCGCGCGGGACGTACGAACTGATCGGCTGCACCCCCGAGGGGGACCTGGACAAGGCCCTCACGCGCGCGCGTGCCGACGGCTCGGCGCCCCTCGGCACCCTCACCCTGGAGATCCTCGACAAGGAGGGCGCACAGGTCGAGGAGTGGTCGCTGGAGGACGTACGCGTCCTCGGCGACCGCCCGTGCGCACGTGACCTGTCGCTCCGCGACATCACGATCGAGGCGAGCGAGTCCCCGGACAACCCGTACGACTATCCGCAGTGCCCGCCGCTCTCCCCGGGCTACCGGCTGCTCGGCGCACAGAGCGAACCATGGGGCGGCTGTCGGGACTTGGCGCACGTCCTCGACGGACAGCCGGAACTCGCCGAACCGTCCGTGCGGCTGCTCGGCTGCTCCCCACGCGGAGCGCTTCAAGCGGCCCTGGACGCGGGGGAGGAGGACCTCGGACACGCCAGGCTGATACGCCTCGACGAGTCCGGCCGCACCGTTCAGTCCGCCGTCGAGGGCGAACTCGTGGCATGGATCCCGTCCGCGCGCGGCCGTGGCCTGGTGGACCTCACGCTGGAACCCTGGTCGGAACGGCCCCCGACCGCGGCCGAGGAGGTCTGGGCGCTGTGGGACGGCGGTCGCCCCACCGAGCCCGGCCTCTGGGCCCGGTGCGGCGTGGAGGGGCGCCGCCACTGGCTGAGCTTGGCGCTGGACCATCACGAGTCGGGCAGGCTCGACGCGGAAACCGGCGGCACGTTTCACCTCGACGGCCGCCGCGTCACCGACCTGCCGGGTTTCTTCTGCGCGCTGGGCGAGGCGGTGAACGGGCCCGGAGGCTATTTCGGTTGGGGGCTGGACGCGCTCGCGGACTGCCTCTGCGGCCGCTGGGGAGCCCGGTGGCCCTTCACTCTCGTCTGGCACGACGCGGAGGTCGCCCGTACCTGCCTCGGCCTCGTACCGCGCACAGGTCAGCGGCCCTGGACATTCGAGGAACTCCTTGAATTCTTTGGGGAAAAGGGCATCGCCGTCCGTCTCGAATGAGGGTTATCCACAGGCTGCCCGGATGTCAGTGGCGCCCTGCATCATGAACGCATGACCGAGATCGAGCAGCTGCTGGCAAGTGTCTCCGCCGAGGCGCGCAACTCCCGGCCGTGGGGCTGGCCTTCGCTCCCCGAGCCGGTGGATGCGGCCACGCTCGCCCGCGCGGAGTCCACCCTGGGCTTCACCGTCCCGCCGCTGCTCGCCGCCCTCTATCTGCGGATAGGCGACGGAGGATTCGGCCCGGAGTACGGTCTGCTGCCCCTGCTCGACAGCCCGCCGTCCGGCGAGCCCGCCGTCGTCGCGCAGTACCTCACCCATCGCGAGAGCGGCCGCAAGGACCCCGAATGGCCCTGGCCCGAGGGCATCCTGCCGATATCCCACTGGGGCTGCGGCATGTACGCCTGCGTGGACTGCCGCACTCCCGACGCCACCGTCCTCCTCTTCGAGCCCAACGCGGACGAGGCCGACCACGCTT from Streptomyces sp. NBC_00258 includes:
- a CDS encoding SMI1/KNR4 family protein, with translation MTEIEQLLASVSAEARNSRPWGWPSLPEPVDAATLARAESTLGFTVPPLLAALYLRIGDGGFGPEYGLLPLLDSPPSGEPAVVAQYLTHRESGRKDPEWPWPEGILPISHWGCGMYACVDCRTPDATVLLFEPNADEADHAWYVDAPTLTAWLHTWLDGTGWYDESHDGADLQPWGDFRIRTGAARAS
- a CDS encoding barstar family protein, which encodes MRRPKYALAAYAAADEADEIWALCADAENLFGDPPPPARGTYELIGCTPEGDLDKALTRARADGSAPLGTLTLEILDKEGAQVEEWSLEDVRVLGDRPCARDLSLRDITIEASESPDNPYDYPQCPPLSPGYRLLGAQSEPWGGCRDLAHVLDGQPELAEPSVRLLGCSPRGALQAALDAGEEDLGHARLIRLDESGRTVQSAVEGELVAWIPSARGRGLVDLTLEPWSERPPTAAEEVWALWDGGRPTEPGLWARCGVEGRRHWLSLALDHHESGRLDAETGGTFHLDGRRVTDLPGFFCALGEAVNGPGGYFGWGLDALADCLCGRWGARWPFTLVWHDAEVARTCLGLVPRTGQRPWTFEELLEFFGEKGIAVRLE
- a CDS encoding YccF domain-containing protein; protein product: MKTILNVIWLVLSGFWLFLGYMFAGLLLCITIIGIPFGVAAFRIGAYALWPFGRTTVERRDAGAPSFIVNILWLILAGWWLALAHIVTGLLQCITIIGIPLGIANFKLIPVSLFPLGREIVSTDQPFASSVR